From one Rhizobium sp. CIAT894 genomic stretch:
- a CDS encoding polysaccharide deacetylase family protein has protein sequence MNRILFASAFLLAAISAASADELPSAPLISAATVPVSKSPAVKLVEPHLHIARSNLAGHARIALTFDACMGQADERILSTLVRERIPATIFVTARWLKRNPAALAVFLENPDLFELENHGQNHIPAVDTPTLIYGIASAGSAQAVKQEVEGGAAAMVASGIPAPHWFRGSTAKYDLSAIAEIRAMGYRIAGYSVNGDGGSLLGAAITEKRIASARDGDVVISHINQPTHAAGEGVAKALVDLKAKGTEFVRLEDVEDMGDDKTTE, from the coding sequence ATGAACCGCATCCTTTTCGCTTCGGCCTTCCTCCTGGCCGCGATATCAGCCGCATCGGCGGACGAATTGCCGTCTGCGCCGCTGATCTCGGCCGCAACAGTTCCGGTCTCGAAGTCGCCGGCGGTAAAACTCGTCGAGCCGCATCTGCATATCGCCCGCTCCAACCTCGCCGGCCATGCCCGCATCGCGCTGACTTTCGATGCCTGCATGGGCCAGGCGGATGAGCGCATTCTTTCGACCCTGGTGCGGGAACGCATCCCGGCGACGATCTTCGTCACCGCCCGCTGGCTGAAGCGCAATCCCGCAGCCCTTGCCGTCTTCCTGGAGAATCCCGATCTCTTCGAACTGGAAAATCACGGTCAGAACCATATCCCGGCCGTCGACACGCCCACGCTGATCTATGGCATCGCGTCGGCCGGCTCGGCCCAGGCGGTAAAGCAGGAAGTCGAGGGTGGCGCTGCGGCCATGGTTGCATCAGGCATTCCCGCACCCCACTGGTTCCGTGGCTCCACGGCCAAATACGACCTTTCCGCCATCGCCGAGATCCGCGCCATGGGCTATCGCATCGCCGGTTATTCGGTGAATGGCGACGGCGGCTCGCTGCTCGGCGCAGCGATCACCGAAAAGCGCATCGCTTCGGCCAGGGACGGCGACGTCGTCATCTCCCACATCAACCAGCCGACCCATGCGGCAGGCGAGGGGGTGGCGAAGGCGCTGGTTGATCTGAAAGCCAAGGGCACGGAGTTCGTTCGCCTGGAGGATGTCGAGGATATGGGCGACGACAAAACGACGGAGTAG
- a CDS encoding PH domain-containing protein, whose amino-acid sequence MFRAIWDVESEIRNELHPAEVIVWTGQPTAWGTFVFKWPDVFLGVLFSILGSILLLPADNQVVSIDKPAGIMGIIFPGIFALIGIAAIARVVFEVIATSRTAYAVTDRRLLIIRNMIRRRVTTIAPTAINVVEVREKWDRSGTLTYRREGDGDSVKKFGFLGIPDVREVAKHVEELRMTGKQAS is encoded by the coding sequence ATGTTTCGTGCGATTTGGGATGTCGAAAGTGAAATTCGAAATGAGCTTCATCCCGCGGAAGTGATTGTTTGGACAGGGCAGCCAACTGCCTGGGGAACTTTCGTTTTTAAATGGCCCGACGTGTTTCTTGGCGTGCTCTTCTCGATCCTGGGTTCCATTTTGCTGTTGCCGGCAGATAACCAGGTTGTCAGCATCGATAAGCCAGCTGGAATCATGGGCATCATATTCCCCGGAATTTTCGCGCTCATTGGCATCGCGGCTATCGCGCGCGTGGTTTTCGAGGTGATTGCGACAAGTCGAACCGCTTACGCCGTCACCGATCGCAGGCTTCTTATCATCCGAAATATGATCAGGCGACGCGTGACGACGATAGCGCCGACAGCCATCAACGTTGTGGAGGTCAGGGAAAAATGGGATCGCTCAGGAACCCTCACTTACCGTCGGGAGGGAGACGGAGATAGTGTCAAAAAATTCGGCTTTCTCGGTATCCCAGACGTTCGCGAAGTGGCCAAGCACGTTGAAGAATTGCGGATGACGGGAAAACAAGCGAGCTAG
- a CDS encoding FAD-dependent oxidoreductase, with the protein MASDLDLNESDHDQMVSGRSLWGKSGMRPQWRPIEQSFCAEVAVIGGGITGALVGEHLSARGFSVVIIDQEEPGFGSTSASTAMLQWEIDSTLTELEDYYGFERAAGIYRRSGAAVAGLSKLIAANGIACGFRSRNTLYLAGNREGARDLLEERQLRRRAGLPGVYLEHPDLFTQFEIDRDAAIFSPSSAECDPLLLTWALIDMAVRRGTRLVKASVTALHSEGDHVTAETDEGHLIEARHVVLATGYSMPGFDMPKLHRVSSSWALATVPQDPANFWRDRALIWEDNHPYLYMRTTADNRIVAGGEDDGTIDPEMRDRKLPAKTMAIQEKMKRLWPKADTRVEHAWCGTFGETADGLPLIGPVPEMPHVFAAYGYGGNGITFSYLAAQMIGAMLAGMHRDWFEDFALDRDGPGLARFHSGVHRNVTESQRH; encoded by the coding sequence ATGGCATCCGATCTCGACCTCAACGAATCCGATCACGACCAGATGGTCAGCGGCCGATCTCTCTGGGGGAAAAGCGGCATGCGGCCGCAATGGCGGCCGATCGAACAGAGTTTTTGCGCCGAGGTGGCGGTGATCGGCGGCGGCATCACCGGCGCATTGGTGGGCGAACATCTGTCGGCGCGTGGTTTTTCCGTAGTGATCATCGACCAGGAGGAGCCCGGCTTCGGCAGCACGTCGGCGAGCACAGCGATGCTGCAATGGGAAATCGACAGCACGCTGACCGAGCTTGAGGATTATTACGGCTTCGAGCGCGCGGCCGGCATCTACCGCCGCAGTGGTGCGGCGGTCGCCGGCCTTTCCAAGCTGATTGCCGCAAACGGAATTGCCTGCGGCTTCCGGTCACGCAACACGCTCTATCTTGCCGGCAATCGCGAAGGCGCGCGAGACCTTCTGGAGGAGCGCCAGCTTCGCCGTCGGGCGGGTCTGCCGGGCGTCTATCTCGAACATCCCGATCTCTTCACCCAGTTCGAAATCGACCGGGATGCGGCGATCTTTTCGCCGAGTTCGGCGGAGTGCGACCCGCTGCTCCTGACCTGGGCGCTGATCGACATGGCCGTTCGGCGCGGCACGCGGCTGGTAAAGGCGTCCGTGACGGCGCTTCACAGCGAAGGCGATCATGTCACGGCCGAGACGGACGAAGGCCACCTCATCGAGGCGCGCCATGTCGTGCTTGCGACCGGCTATTCGATGCCGGGCTTCGACATGCCGAAGCTGCACCGCGTCAGTTCGAGCTGGGCACTCGCCACCGTGCCGCAGGATCCGGCAAATTTCTGGCGCGACAGGGCGCTGATCTGGGAAGACAACCACCCTTATCTCTATATGCGCACGACAGCCGACAACCGCATCGTTGCCGGCGGTGAGGATGATGGCACAATCGATCCCGAAATGCGCGACCGCAAGCTGCCGGCAAAGACCATGGCAATCCAGGAAAAGATGAAGCGGCTATGGCCGAAGGCGGATACGCGGGTGGAGCACGCCTGGTGCGGAACCTTCGGCGAGACCGCCGACGGCCTGCCGCTGATCGGCCCGGTGCCCGAGATGCCGCATGTGTTCGCAGCCTACGGCTACGGCGGGAACGGCATCACCTTTTCCTACCTCGCAGCCCAGATGATCGGCGCGATGTTGGCCGGCATGCATCGCGACTGGTTCGAGGATTTTGCGCTTGATCGGGATGGGCCGGGGTTGGCGCGTTTCCATTCGGGCGTTCATCGAAACGTGACGGAAAGCCAAAGGCACTGA
- a CDS encoding AI-2E family transporter, which produces MGIANGIRKHAKKIAIGERHTSAWAQTLKETAEELPPPPLHRLEKDGLDISMAWAIIGIFAILGLAAVYMMSLILIPITLAVVVGMILGMAAENLSKMGVPRLANAVLLSSCVALVIFLLVNSLAGPLVAFANEAPAFAERTINRVMPYLERIQWLHITPATFESGPMSIGALIENTGNVLHVVTTSLTPALVQGMIFFAALLLFLASRVNLRKAIIMTFRTRTQRLAAIRVINGVEQVLGFYFATASLIYIGLGVVMTIIAYASGLAAPVLWGFFAFLSSFIPYLGITLMTLAVAIAGILTYDSLFTGLMPAAAFFTVHLLMENLIFPAVMGRRLEINPFIVFLAILFWTWMWGAVGAMLALPLSLIVMTVIDELLIEEKPQPQLPK; this is translated from the coding sequence ATGGGCATCGCCAACGGCATCCGCAAACATGCAAAGAAGATCGCCATCGGCGAACGCCACACCAGCGCCTGGGCGCAGACGCTGAAGGAGACGGCGGAAGAGCTGCCGCCGCCGCCGCTGCACCGGCTGGAAAAGGACGGGCTCGACATCAGCATGGCCTGGGCGATCATCGGCATCTTCGCCATACTCGGCCTTGCCGCCGTCTACATGATGTCGCTGATCCTCATCCCGATCACGCTTGCCGTCGTCGTCGGCATGATCCTCGGCATGGCGGCGGAAAACCTCAGCAAAATGGGCGTGCCGCGGCTTGCCAACGCCGTCTTGCTGTCAAGTTGCGTCGCGCTGGTGATCTTCCTGCTGGTCAACTCGCTCGCCGGTCCGCTGGTGGCGTTCGCCAATGAAGCGCCGGCTTTTGCCGAGCGGACCATCAACCGCGTCATGCCCTATCTCGAGCGCATTCAATGGCTGCACATCACGCCGGCGACATTCGAAAGCGGGCCGATGTCGATCGGAGCGCTGATCGAAAACACCGGCAATGTGCTGCATGTGGTGACCACCAGCCTGACGCCGGCACTGGTGCAGGGGATGATCTTCTTTGCGGCGCTGCTGCTGTTCCTCGCCAGCCGGGTCAACCTGCGCAAGGCAATCATCATGACCTTCCGCACCCGCACGCAGCGCCTGGCAGCAATCCGCGTCATCAATGGCGTCGAACAGGTGCTCGGCTTCTATTTCGCCACAGCCTCGCTGATCTATATCGGGCTCGGCGTGGTCATGACGATCATCGCCTATGCCAGCGGGCTGGCGGCGCCGGTGCTCTGGGGTTTCTTCGCCTTCCTGTCGAGTTTCATCCCCTATCTCGGCATCACGCTGATGACGCTTGCCGTCGCGATCGCCGGCATCCTCACCTATGACAGCCTGTTCACCGGGCTGATGCCGGCCGCGGCCTTCTTCACCGTGCATCTTCTCATGGAGAACCTGATCTTCCCGGCGGTGATGGGACGGCGGCTGGAAATCAATCCCTTCATCGTCTTCCTCGCCATCCTGTTCTGGACATGGATGTGGGGTGCGGTCGGCGCCATGCTGGCACTGCCGCTGTCGCTTATCGTCATGACTGTTATCGATGAACTGCTGATCGAGGAAAAACCGCAGCCGCAATTGCCGAAGTGA
- a CDS encoding VOC family protein — protein MNRRNFLGLAAGGTFAATAGTPSILQAGSRAGEQSMTTETSYALTRPAYVDQSHLVVTDLGLVSGFYQSMLGLKVIEKTASGEVLGAGGQPLLTLTTAKNAAIAPRNAAGLFHTAFLMPDRVELARWLRHAAHNNVVLDGASDHLVSEAIYLSDPEGNGIEIYADRPHEQWKFDQDGMVDMATLRLDLQALYDSAPEDRWDGMALGTAIGHLHLQVGDIPKADAFYRDVLGLKLMASRPGASFFATGGYHHHIAANIWNSRGATARAANMTGLSDYKIRFNDKATLDAAVAKLDELEIKSEKRDGGTFLRDPWGIGLTLSA, from the coding sequence ATGAACCGGCGAAACTTCCTCGGGCTTGCTGCGGGCGGCACTTTTGCCGCCACCGCCGGTACGCCTTCCATTCTACAGGCCGGATCAAGGGCAGGAGAACAATCCATGACGACCGAAACTTCCTATGCGCTGACGCGGCCCGCCTATGTCGACCAGTCGCACCTCGTCGTCACCGACCTCGGCCTGGTTTCCGGCTTCTATCAATCGATGCTCGGCCTGAAGGTCATCGAGAAGACGGCGAGCGGCGAAGTGCTGGGCGCCGGCGGGCAGCCGCTGCTGACGCTGACGACAGCGAAGAACGCCGCGATCGCGCCGCGCAACGCCGCCGGCCTTTTCCACACTGCCTTCCTGATGCCTGACAGGGTCGAGCTGGCCCGCTGGCTGCGCCATGCAGCCCATAACAATGTCGTGCTCGACGGGGCCTCCGACCATCTGGTCAGCGAGGCGATCTATCTTTCCGACCCCGAAGGCAACGGCATCGAAATCTATGCCGATCGGCCACACGAACAATGGAAATTCGATCAGGACGGTATGGTCGATATGGCAACGCTGCGCCTCGACCTGCAGGCGCTCTATGACAGCGCACCCGAAGACCGCTGGGATGGCATGGCTTTGGGAACGGCGATCGGCCACCTGCATCTGCAGGTCGGCGATATTCCGAAAGCAGACGCCTTCTATCGCGACGTGCTCGGCCTCAAGCTGATGGCGAGCCGTCCGGGCGCGAGCTTCTTTGCCACCGGCGGCTACCATCACCATATCGCCGCCAATATCTGGAACAGCCGGGGCGCAACGGCACGCGCCGCCAACATGACCGGACTGTCGGACTACAAGATCCGCTTCAACGACAAGGCGACGCTGGATGCGGCGGTCGCCAAGCTCGACGAACTGGAGATCAAGAGCGAGAAGCGCGACGGCGGCACCTTCCTCAGGGATCCCTGGGGCATCGGCCTGACGCTGTCGGCCTGA
- a CDS encoding universal stress protein: MYRKIIVAVALGGIEKGEKILRKAASLLDAGGEIIALNVIEDIPTYVAVELPANMVEDAMQDSRDQLETLVATTGIAATVEIRNGPPAKAIISTAESHGADLIIVASHVPDFSNYFIGATADRVVRHAKCSVLVDRQKI; encoded by the coding sequence ATGTATAGGAAGATCATCGTCGCGGTGGCGCTCGGCGGCATCGAAAAGGGAGAGAAGATCCTCCGCAAGGCGGCGTCTCTGCTCGACGCCGGCGGCGAGATTATCGCCCTCAACGTCATCGAGGATATACCGACCTATGTCGCGGTCGAACTGCCGGCCAATATGGTCGAGGACGCCATGCAGGATAGCCGCGACCAGTTGGAAACGCTGGTCGCCACGACCGGTATTGCGGCAACCGTCGAGATCCGCAACGGCCCACCCGCCAAAGCGATCATCTCGACCGCCGAAAGCCACGGCGCCGACCTGATCATCGTAGCCTCGCATGTTCCGGACTTTTCCAACTACTTCATCGGCGCCACCGCCGACCGGGTCGTGCGCCATGCCAAGTGCTCGGTGCTGGTCGACCGGCAAAAGATCTGA
- a CDS encoding hemolysin III family protein yields MAEFNGIRWVYDKYELIADGIVHGVGLVLALIGATVLIFYATLWSSYGALAAAWIYGVGLVLTLAISFSYNAWPVSPTKWYLRRFDHSAIFLLIAATYTPFLQRGADDPLLFFMLVAIWLFAVAGIVLKCVFPGRYDRLAILLYLAMGWSGVLVAGPVAARIPSASMLLIVIGGVIYSLGVIFHVWEKLRFQNAIWHGFVVTAAAVHYSAVFTCFSLSAPGV; encoded by the coding sequence ATGGCCGAGTTCAACGGTATTCGCTGGGTTTACGACAAATATGAACTGATCGCCGACGGCATCGTCCATGGCGTCGGCCTCGTGCTGGCGCTGATCGGCGCCACCGTGCTGATCTTCTATGCCACGCTCTGGAGCTCTTACGGCGCGCTCGCCGCCGCCTGGATCTATGGCGTCGGGCTGGTGCTGACGCTCGCCATTTCCTTTTCCTACAATGCCTGGCCGGTGTCGCCCACCAAATGGTACCTGCGCCGCTTCGATCACTCGGCGATCTTCCTGCTGATCGCGGCGACCTACACGCCCTTCCTCCAACGCGGCGCCGACGATCCGCTGCTCTTCTTCATGCTGGTGGCGATCTGGCTGTTCGCCGTCGCCGGCATCGTGCTGAAATGCGTCTTTCCCGGGCGTTACGACCGTCTAGCCATCCTGCTTTACCTCGCCATGGGCTGGAGCGGCGTGCTGGTGGCCGGGCCCGTCGCCGCGCGCATTCCATCCGCTTCGATGCTGCTGATCGTCATCGGCGGCGTCATCTATTCGCTCGGCGTCATTTTTCATGTCTGGGAGAAGCTGCGCTTCCAGAACGCCATCTGGCATGGTTTCGTCGTTACCGCCGCAGCCGTGCATTATTCGGCCGTCTTCACCTGTTTCAGCCTGTCGGCGCCGGGCGTTTGA
- a CDS encoding GNAT family N-acetyltransferase encodes MPAVNSSRAIMTDAVLLRDASEADLSAIRDIYNHAVEHTTAIWNDTLVDLDNRREWMKARKARGFPVIVAELSGKVAGYASYGDWRAFDGYRHTVEHSVYVDKDCRGAGIGERLMRELIVRAAAGNIHVMIAGIEAENTASIRLHEKLGFRIAGRFSEVGTKFGRWLDLTCMELRLPQA; translated from the coding sequence ATCCCGGCAGTCAATTCGAGCCGGGCAATCATGACAGACGCCGTTCTCCTCCGCGACGCCAGCGAAGCTGATCTTTCCGCCATCCGCGATATCTACAATCACGCCGTCGAACACACGACGGCAATCTGGAACGATACGCTGGTCGATCTCGACAACCGGCGGGAATGGATGAAAGCGCGCAAGGCGCGCGGCTTTCCGGTCATCGTCGCCGAACTCTCGGGCAAGGTCGCGGGCTACGCCTCCTACGGTGATTGGCGGGCCTTCGACGGCTATCGCCACACGGTCGAGCATTCCGTCTATGTCGACAAGGATTGCCGCGGCGCCGGCATCGGCGAGCGCCTGATGCGGGAGCTGATCGTCCGGGCCGCGGCCGGCAATATCCATGTGATGATCGCCGGCATCGAGGCTGAGAATACCGCTTCGATCCGGCTGCACGAAAAGCTCGGTTTCCGCATCGCCGGCCGATTTTCCGAGGTCGGCACCAAGTTTGGCCGCTGGCTTGATCTGACCTGCATGGAGCTCCGTCTGCCTCAGGCCTGA
- a CDS encoding pentapeptide repeat-containing protein: MAMHASSLGLLALVLLAFPPVAARAADCGSLASPKLDWQECTKKNLMLQGSDLEGANLFGTDFSLTDLAGANVKSANLEKATLVRASLEGAHAEGANFAKIEAYRASFANIAAEGASFAGAELQRANFAGARLAGASFEKAELGRADFDKAVLTGAKFAFANLSRADLSNATFEGPAIFERAFMFLTRIEGLDLSAASGLEQAQIDLACGDASTKLPAGLSTPTSWPCPAEHE; the protein is encoded by the coding sequence ATGGCAATGCACGCATCGTCGCTCGGTCTCCTTGCCCTCGTCCTTCTGGCATTTCCGCCGGTTGCCGCCCGGGCCGCCGATTGCGGCAGCCTGGCCTCGCCGAAGCTCGACTGGCAGGAATGCACCAAGAAGAACCTGATGCTGCAGGGCAGTGATCTCGAAGGCGCCAACCTCTTCGGCACCGATTTCTCGCTGACCGATCTCGCCGGCGCCAATGTCAAATCCGCCAATCTCGAAAAGGCGACTTTGGTGCGCGCCTCGCTCGAGGGCGCCCACGCCGAAGGCGCCAACTTCGCCAAGATCGAGGCCTATCGCGCCAGCTTCGCCAATATTGCCGCCGAAGGCGCGTCCTTTGCCGGCGCCGAGCTGCAGCGCGCCAATTTCGCCGGCGCCCGGCTTGCCGGCGCCAGCTTCGAAAAGGCGGAGCTCGGCCGCGCCGATTTCGACAAGGCGGTGCTGACGGGCGCGAAATTCGCTTTCGCCAATCTCTCCCGTGCCGATCTCTCCAACGCCACTTTCGAAGGCCCGGCGATATTCGAGCGCGCCTTCATGTTCCTGACCCGCATCGAAGGCCTTGATCTCTCGGCCGCATCCGGGCTCGAACAGGCCCAGATCGACCTCGCCTGCGGCGATGCCTCGACCAAACTCCCTGCCGGCCTCTCCACCCCGACAAGCTGGCCATGCCCTGCCGAGCACGAGTGA
- a CDS encoding GNAT family N-acetyltransferase, protein MARGILRTDRLILREITLADLPFLHRIFGDAECMRYYPGIKSFDETGSWFQRLAFDSYANHGFGLWAVTDRQSGTLLGDCGITLQETSAGLEPEIGYHLWRDHWGKGYAAEAASACRDYALEALGRARIVSIVRPDNIRSQRVAERVHRRRETFVKAAGSDGDKVEFHLYITKKS, encoded by the coding sequence ATGGCGCGAGGTATTCTCAGGACGGACCGGCTGATACTACGTGAGATCACGCTTGCCGATCTGCCGTTTCTCCATCGCATTTTCGGTGATGCCGAATGCATGCGTTATTACCCCGGCATCAAGAGCTTCGACGAAACCGGAAGCTGGTTTCAGAGGCTCGCTTTCGACAGCTATGCCAATCACGGTTTCGGCCTCTGGGCGGTGACGGACCGGCAGAGCGGCACATTGCTCGGCGATTGCGGCATCACGTTGCAGGAAACCTCCGCAGGGCTGGAACCCGAGATCGGCTACCACCTGTGGCGCGACCACTGGGGCAAGGGTTATGCGGCCGAGGCGGCGAGCGCCTGCCGGGACTACGCGCTTGAAGCCCTCGGCCGTGCGCGCATCGTCTCCATCGTCAGGCCCGACAACATTCGCTCGCAACGGGTCGCGGAACGGGTGCATCGGCGGCGGGAAACATTCGTCAAAGCCGCGGGCTCAGATGGAGACAAAGTGGAGTTCCACCTCTATATTACGAAGAAGTCATAG
- the msrB gene encoding peptide-methionine (R)-S-oxide reductase MsrB, with protein sequence MSETATTAKIHKTDAEWKEQLTPEQYRITRQHGTERAFTGPYWDSFETGLYRCVGCNAPLFRSDTKFDAGCGWPSYFEAVSPDAVTEHRDTAFGMVRTEIRCGSCEAHLGHVFPDGPPPTGLRYCINGHAMVFEPGE encoded by the coding sequence ATGTCCGAAACTGCAACCACCGCCAAGATCCATAAGACCGATGCGGAATGGAAAGAACAGCTCACCCCCGAGCAATATCGCATCACCCGCCAGCACGGCACCGAGCGCGCCTTCACCGGCCCCTACTGGGATTCCTTCGAGACCGGGCTTTACCGCTGTGTCGGCTGCAATGCCCCGCTTTTCCGCTCCGACACCAAATTCGATGCCGGCTGCGGCTGGCCGAGCTATTTCGAAGCGGTATCACCCGATGCGGTGACCGAACATCGCGACACGGCCTTCGGCATGGTGCGCACCGAAATCCGCTGCGGCAGCTGCGAAGCCCATCTTGGCCACGTCTTCCCCGACGGCCCGCCGCCGACCGGCCTGCGCTACTGCATCAACGGCCATGCCATGGTGTTCGAGCCGGGGGAATAG
- a CDS encoding putative monovalent cation/H+ antiporter subunit A has product MADVTALTFLALCLPLAGALAAPFVIRIFGANGAWLLAIAPLLAFLHFLRFIPKIARGEVVTGGYAWVPSFNLSFSWFLDGLSLAFALLITGIGTLIVLYAGGYLKGHKDQGRFFSFIFLFMGAMLGVVVSDSFLMLFVFWELTSITSFLLIGFDHERAAARRAALQALVVTGGGGLCLLAGLLLLWNITGVTRMSQLMGFGDLLRESPFYLAVLILVLGGAFTKSAQFPFHFWLPNAMEAPTPVSAYLHSATMVKAGVYLLMRLNPIMGATTAWEILLPFFGGLTLVVGAALAVGQADLKLKLAYSTVSSLGLLVMLIGFGSEYAVAAAALYLVAHCLFKGALFMVAGIIDHETGTRDITRLGGLMRAMPLTSIIAVAAAFSMAGLPPFFGFLAKEEIYAALVGGDVRALTFTAITVFGNALMFAVAFAVGLKPFLGKPLETPKHPHEAPVLLWLGPAVLAALGMFAAVFSNFTHAVLSSPIAAAIRQTPADIDISLVLHPGLPLGLSALTILLGIGVYRQLAPARSAMARFLSAAGSGPDHGFDLAVSGLVRFAGRLTRVLQPGRLQIYVTCTFLAVAAVLLIPPVVHGELPHPPAWPTDVRLHEWAVLLIAAFGLAAVLVARDRLTAIVSLGIQGFAVAIIFLLFGAPDLAFTQFMVETLSVVILALVMTRLRLSPGDRRPLAHRLFDGALALACGLGFTLLLMRATQAPFNDALTLFFNAYSKSIAHGANVVNVIIVDFRGTDTLGEIAVVAVTGLAILALIRIRAGSERKLAANDPTLEAEG; this is encoded by the coding sequence ATGGCCGATGTCACGGCTCTGACATTTCTGGCCCTGTGTCTGCCGCTTGCCGGCGCTCTTGCCGCCCCCTTCGTCATCCGCATCTTCGGCGCCAACGGCGCCTGGCTGCTGGCGATCGCGCCCTTGCTGGCCTTCCTGCATTTCCTGCGTTTCATTCCCAAGATCGCGCGCGGCGAGGTCGTCACCGGCGGTTATGCCTGGGTGCCGAGTTTCAATCTCTCCTTCTCCTGGTTCCTCGACGGCCTGTCGCTGGCTTTCGCGCTGCTGATCACCGGCATCGGCACGCTGATCGTGCTTTATGCCGGCGGCTACCTCAAGGGACACAAGGATCAGGGCCGCTTCTTCTCCTTCATCTTCCTGTTCATGGGCGCCATGCTCGGCGTCGTCGTTTCCGACAGCTTCCTGATGCTCTTCGTCTTCTGGGAACTGACATCGATCACCTCCTTCCTGCTGATCGGCTTCGATCACGAGCGAGCGGCGGCTCGCCGCGCTGCCCTGCAGGCCTTGGTGGTGACCGGCGGGGGAGGGCTCTGTCTGCTTGCCGGCCTGCTGCTCCTCTGGAACATCACAGGCGTCACCCGGATGTCGCAGCTCATGGGATTCGGCGATCTCCTCCGCGAAAGCCCGTTCTATCTCGCCGTCCTCATCCTGGTCCTGGGCGGCGCCTTCACCAAGTCGGCGCAGTTTCCATTCCACTTCTGGCTGCCGAACGCCATGGAAGCGCCGACGCCGGTATCGGCCTATCTGCATTCGGCCACCATGGTGAAGGCCGGCGTCTATCTGCTGATGCGGCTCAACCCCATCATGGGAGCGACCACCGCCTGGGAAATCCTTCTGCCCTTTTTCGGCGGGCTGACGCTGGTGGTCGGCGCCGCGCTTGCCGTCGGCCAGGCCGACTTGAAGCTCAAGCTCGCCTATAGCACCGTTTCCTCGCTCGGCCTGCTGGTCATGCTGATCGGTTTCGGCTCGGAATATGCCGTGGCGGCGGCGGCGCTCTATCTGGTGGCGCATTGCCTCTTCAAGGGCGCGCTGTTCATGGTCGCCGGTATCATCGATCACGAAACCGGCACGCGCGATATCACCAGGCTCGGCGGCCTGATGCGGGCGATGCCGCTGACATCAATCATCGCAGTTGCGGCGGCGTTCTCCATGGCCGGCCTGCCGCCCTTCTTCGGCTTCCTCGCCAAGGAGGAGATCTATGCGGCATTGGTCGGCGGCGATGTCCGCGCGCTGACGTTCACCGCCATCACCGTCTTCGGCAACGCGCTGATGTTTGCCGTCGCCTTCGCTGTCGGGCTGAAACCCTTTCTCGGCAAGCCGCTGGAGACGCCGAAACATCCGCATGAAGCGCCCGTCCTGCTCTGGCTCGGCCCAGCCGTTCTCGCTGCCCTCGGCATGTTTGCCGCGGTCTTTTCGAATTTCACCCACGCCGTCCTGTCCTCGCCGATCGCAGCCGCCATCCGCCAGACCCCCGCCGACATAGACATTTCGCTGGTGCTGCATCCAGGCCTGCCCCTGGGGCTCTCCGCCCTGACCATACTGCTCGGCATCGGCGTGTACCGGCAGCTCGCGCCCGCCCGCTCGGCGATGGCCCGTTTCCTCAGCGCGGCCGGGAGCGGCCCGGATCATGGTTTCGACCTTGCCGTATCGGGGCTTGTCCGCTTCGCCGGCCGGCTCACGCGTGTCCTCCAGCCGGGACGGCTGCAGATCTATGTCACCTGCACCTTCCTCGCAGTCGCCGCCGTCCTCCTCATTCCTCCTGTCGTCCATGGCGAACTGCCGCACCCTCCCGCCTGGCCCACCGATGTCCGGCTCCATGAATGGGCGGTCTTGCTGATTGCCGCCTTCGGCCTTGCGGCCGTGCTTGTCGCCCGCGACCGGCTGACGGCGATCGTCTCGCTCGGCATCCAGGGCTTTGCCGTCGCCATCATCTTCCTGCTGTTCGGCGCACCGGACCTGGCCTTCACCCAGTTCATGGTCGAAACCCTGTCGGTGGTCATCCTCGCTCTGGTCATGACCAGGCTCCGCCTCTCGCCGGGCGATCGGCGCCCGCTCGCACACAGGCTCTTCGACGGCGCGCTTGCATTGGCCTGCGGCCTCGGTTTCACGCTTCTGCTGATGCGGGCAACGCAGGCGCCGTTCAACGATGCGTTGACGCTCTTCTTCAACGCCTATTCGAAATCGATCGCCCACGGCGCCAATGTCGTCAACGTCATCATCGTCGATTTCCGCGGCACGGACACGCTAGGCGAAATTGCCGTCGTCGCGGTCACCGGCCTTGCCATCCTGGCGCTGATCCGCATCCGCGCCGGCAGCGAGCGCAAGCTTGCCGCCAATGATCCCACGCTGGAGGCGGAGGGCTGA